A genomic window from Klebsiella quasipneumoniae subsp. quasipneumoniae includes:
- the pqqF gene encoding pyrroloquinoline quinone biosynthesis protein PqqF: protein MTLATLTVTLPGGLQATLVHQPQAERAAALARVAAGSHHEPSRFPGLAHLLEHLLFYGGERYRDDDRLMGWVQRQGGSVNATTLARHSAFFFEVAADGLADGVARLQEMLQAPRLLREDIQREVAVIDAEYRLIQQHEPSRREAAVRHAASAPAAFRRFQVGSADALAGDLPALQAALRDFHHTHYVARRMQLWLQGPQSLEALGELAVRFAAGLAAGEAPPPAPPLRLDETTELQLAVDAQPALWRCPLIALSDNVTLLREFLLDEAPGSLMAGLRQRGQAQEVALNWLYQDRHLGWLALVFASDQPEQVDRQITHWLQALQRTTPDQQQHYYQLSRRRFQALSPLDQLRQRAFGFAPGAPPAGFADFCAALQAAPTVSLACQTLSPGEPVATQGFSLPLSRWRRRPVTAPALKFAFYPQAAGGLVAESPAKAAPLLHLPSPGEPPRLLLRPPFSCSPTQAEGLARGEQLRPLLAALRHAGGHGEWHRVDGSWQLLLQLPAAGRRPEAILQAIVRQLALPADPLTPPPESIAIRHLMAQLPERLATSEHQAGWLVALAGGSAEDARWVARQLSLLTVPVNPPGSLPGPCRRRVERLAFPGGDTALLVFIPLPDGASLAALRVLAQRCEPLFFQRLRVEQQIGYVVSCRYQRVADRDGLLMALQSPDRRAVELLRCCKTFLRQLPPLDEAAFRPLQQRLAAQVRARTPPEAQALAAMRQKYALPELTAQAADALRVEAVVDLAHEMSRRRRRWRVLFTAGD from the coding sequence ATGACGCTGGCGACCCTCACCGTCACGCTGCCGGGCGGCCTGCAGGCCACCCTGGTCCATCAGCCGCAGGCCGAACGCGCGGCGGCCCTGGCGCGGGTCGCCGCCGGCAGCCACCACGAACCCTCGCGCTTTCCCGGGCTGGCGCACCTGCTGGAACACCTGTTGTTTTACGGCGGTGAGCGCTACCGGGATGATGACCGGCTGATGGGCTGGGTGCAGCGCCAGGGCGGAAGCGTGAATGCCACCACCCTGGCCCGCCATAGCGCGTTCTTTTTCGAGGTCGCCGCCGATGGTCTGGCTGACGGTGTCGCGCGTCTACAGGAGATGCTGCAGGCGCCGCGGCTGCTCAGGGAAGATATTCAGCGCGAAGTGGCGGTGATTGACGCCGAGTACCGCCTTATCCAGCAGCATGAGCCGTCGCGCCGGGAAGCCGCCGTGCGTCACGCCGCCAGCGCGCCCGCGGCGTTTCGCCGCTTTCAGGTAGGCAGCGCCGACGCGCTGGCGGGCGATCTCCCTGCACTGCAGGCGGCCTTACGCGATTTTCACCACACCCATTACGTCGCCCGGCGGATGCAGCTCTGGCTGCAGGGGCCGCAGTCGCTGGAGGCGCTCGGCGAGCTGGCGGTCCGTTTCGCCGCCGGGCTTGCCGCAGGCGAGGCTCCGCCGCCGGCGCCGCCGCTGCGCCTGGACGAGACCACTGAACTGCAGCTGGCGGTCGACGCCCAGCCCGCCCTGTGGCGCTGTCCGCTGATCGCCTTAAGTGACAACGTCACCTTACTGCGCGAGTTTTTGCTCGATGAAGCCCCCGGCAGCCTGATGGCCGGGCTGCGCCAGCGTGGTCAGGCGCAAGAGGTAGCGCTGAACTGGCTGTATCAGGATCGGCACCTCGGCTGGCTGGCGCTGGTCTTCGCCAGCGACCAGCCGGAACAGGTCGACCGGCAGATAACCCACTGGCTGCAGGCGCTACAGCGGACGACGCCAGACCAGCAGCAACACTACTATCAGCTCTCCCGGCGCCGTTTTCAGGCGCTGTCGCCCCTCGATCAGCTGCGCCAGCGGGCATTCGGCTTTGCCCCCGGCGCGCCGCCCGCCGGGTTCGCCGATTTTTGCGCCGCCCTGCAGGCCGCCCCTACGGTCAGCCTGGCCTGCCAGACCCTTTCCCCAGGGGAGCCTGTTGCCACCCAGGGCTTTAGCCTGCCGCTCAGCCGCTGGCGCCGCCGCCCGGTCACTGCCCCGGCGCTGAAATTCGCTTTTTATCCGCAAGCCGCTGGCGGCCTCGTGGCCGAAAGCCCGGCGAAAGCCGCGCCGCTGCTCCACCTCCCGTCACCGGGAGAGCCGCCGAGGCTCCTGCTCCGACCGCCCTTCTCCTGCTCGCCCACTCAGGCCGAGGGGCTGGCGCGCGGGGAACAGCTGCGCCCGCTGCTCGCCGCGTTGCGCCACGCCGGGGGCCACGGCGAGTGGCATCGCGTCGACGGCAGCTGGCAGCTGCTCCTGCAGTTGCCAGCTGCCGGCCGGCGGCCGGAGGCTATTCTGCAGGCCATCGTGCGGCAGCTCGCGCTCCCGGCCGACCCGCTGACCCCGCCGCCGGAGAGTATTGCTATCCGTCATCTCATGGCCCAGCTCCCCGAACGGTTGGCCACATCAGAGCATCAGGCTGGTTGGCTGGTGGCCCTGGCCGGCGGCAGCGCGGAGGATGCGCGGTGGGTCGCGCGCCAGCTGAGCCTGCTTACCGTCCCGGTCAACCCGCCGGGCAGCCTCCCCGGCCCCTGCCGCCGCCGCGTCGAACGGCTGGCTTTCCCCGGGGGCGATACGGCGCTGCTGGTCTTTATTCCGCTGCCGGATGGCGCCTCGCTGGCGGCTCTTCGGGTGCTGGCGCAGCGCTGCGAACCGCTCTTCTTCCAGCGCCTGCGGGTAGAGCAGCAGATTGGCTATGTGGTGAGCTGCCGCTATCAGCGCGTCGCCGATCGCGACGGGCTGCTGATGGCGCTCCAGTCCCCGGACCGCCGCGCCGTGGAACTGCTGCGCTGTTGCAAAACCTTTCTGCGCCAGCTGCCGCCGCTGGATGAGGCGGCCTTCAGGCCGCTACAGCAGCGCCTGGCCGCACAGGTCCGCGCCCGGACGCCGCCCGAGGCGCAGGCGCTGGCCGCCATGCGTCAGAAGTATGCTTTACCGGAGCTGACGGCGCAGGCGGCTGACGCGCTGCGCGTCGAAGCGGTCGTCGACCTGGCCCACGAGATGTCCCGCCGGCGTCGCCGCTGGCGGGTGCTGTTCACTGCAGGGGATTAA
- the pqqE gene encoding pyrroloquinoline quinone biosynthesis protein PqqE, which yields MSQRKPAVNPPLWLLAELTYRCPLQCPYCSNPLDFAQQEKELTTEQWIEVFRQARAMGSVQLGFSGGEPLTRKDLPELIRAARDLGFYTNLITSGIGLTESKLDAFSEAGLDHIQISFQASDEVLNAALAGNKKAFQQKLAMARAVKARDYPMVLNFVLHRHNIDQLDKIIALCIELEADDVELATCQFYGWAFLNREGLLPTREQIARAEQVVADYRRKMAASGNLTNLLFVTPDYYEERPKGCMGGWGSIFLSVTPEGTALPCHSARQLPVAFPSVLEQSLESIWYDSFGFNRYRGYDWMPEPCRSCDEKEKDFGGCRCQAFMLTGSADNADPVCSKSPHHHKILDARREAACSEIKVSQLQFRNRASSQLIYKTRDL from the coding sequence GTGAGCCAGCGTAAACCCGCCGTCAATCCGCCGCTGTGGCTGCTGGCGGAGCTAACCTATCGCTGCCCGTTGCAGTGCCCCTACTGTTCGAATCCGCTGGACTTCGCCCAACAGGAAAAAGAGCTGACGACCGAACAATGGATCGAGGTCTTTCGCCAGGCGCGGGCGATGGGCAGCGTACAGCTGGGCTTTTCCGGCGGCGAGCCGCTGACCCGTAAAGATCTGCCGGAGCTGATCCGCGCCGCGCGCGACCTAGGGTTTTATACCAACCTGATCACCTCCGGGATAGGGCTGACGGAGAGCAAACTCGACGCCTTCAGCGAGGCCGGGCTGGACCATATCCAGATTAGCTTCCAGGCCAGCGATGAAGTGCTCAACGCCGCGCTGGCCGGCAACAAAAAAGCCTTCCAGCAGAAGCTGGCGATGGCCAGAGCGGTGAAAGCGCGCGACTATCCGATGGTGCTCAACTTCGTTCTGCACCGGCACAACATCGATCAGCTGGATAAAATTATCGCGCTGTGCATTGAGCTGGAAGCGGATGACGTTGAGCTGGCCACCTGCCAGTTTTACGGTTGGGCGTTCCTCAATCGCGAGGGGCTGCTGCCGACCCGGGAGCAGATCGCCCGCGCCGAACAGGTGGTCGCCGACTACCGGCGGAAAATGGCCGCCAGCGGCAACCTCACCAACCTGCTGTTTGTCACCCCGGACTATTACGAAGAGCGGCCGAAAGGCTGCATGGGCGGCTGGGGATCGATTTTCCTCAGCGTCACCCCGGAAGGCACCGCCCTGCCGTGCCACAGCGCGCGCCAGCTGCCGGTGGCGTTTCCGTCGGTGCTGGAGCAGAGTCTGGAGTCGATCTGGTATGACTCGTTCGGCTTCAATCGTTACCGCGGGTATGACTGGATGCCGGAGCCGTGCCGCTCCTGTGATGAAAAAGAGAAAGACTTCGGCGGCTGCCGCTGCCAGGCCTTTATGCTGACCGGCAGCGCCGATAACGCCGACCCGGTGTGCAGCAAATCCCCGCATCATCACAAAATCCTCGACGCCCGGCGCGAAGCGGCCTGCAGCGAGATAAAAGTCAGCCAGCTGCAGTTCCGCAACCGGGCCAGCTCGCAGCTGATCTACAAAACCCGGGACCTGTAA
- the pqqD gene encoding pyrroloquinoline quinone biosynthesis peptide chaperone PqqD: protein MQKTSIVAFRRGYRLQWEAAQESHVILYPEGMAKLNETAAAILELVDGRRDVAAIIAMLNDRFPEAGGVDDDVIEFLQIACQQKWITCREPA, encoded by the coding sequence ATGCAAAAAACCTCCATCGTTGCCTTTCGTCGCGGCTACCGCCTGCAGTGGGAAGCCGCCCAGGAGAGCCATGTGATCCTCTATCCGGAGGGAATGGCCAAACTCAATGAGACCGCCGCGGCGATCCTCGAGCTGGTGGATGGCCGGCGCGACGTCGCGGCGATTATCGCCATGCTCAACGACCGCTTCCCGGAAGCCGGGGGCGTTGATGACGACGTCATCGAGTTCCTGCAGATAGCCTGTCAACAGAAGTGGATCACCTGCCGTGAGCCAGCGTAA
- the pqqC gene encoding pyrroloquinoline-quinone synthase PqqC, which yields MLITDTLSPQAFEAALRAKGAFYHIHHPYHIAMHNGDATREQIQGWVANRFYYQTTIPLKDAAIMANCPDAQTRRKWVQRILDHDGSHGEDGGIEAWLRLGEAVGLSRDDLLSERYVLPGVRFAVDAYLNFARRACWQEAACSSLTELFAPQIHQSRLDSWPQHYPWIKEEGYFYFRSRLSQANRDVEHGLALAKAYCDSAEKQNRMLEILQFKLDILWSMLDAMTMAYALQRPPYHTVTDKAAWHSTRLV from the coding sequence ATGCTGATCACCGACACGCTGTCGCCGCAGGCCTTTGAAGCGGCCCTGCGGGCTAAAGGCGCCTTCTACCATATTCACCACCCTTACCACATCGCCATGCATAACGGCGACGCGACCCGCGAGCAAATTCAGGGCTGGGTGGCGAACCGGTTTTATTACCAGACCACTATCCCGCTGAAAGACGCGGCGATCATGGCCAACTGCCCGGACGCGCAGACCCGGCGCAAATGGGTGCAGCGGATCCTCGACCACGATGGCAGCCACGGCGAGGACGGCGGTATTGAAGCCTGGCTGCGGCTGGGGGAAGCGGTCGGTCTGAGCCGCGACGATCTGCTCAGCGAGCGCTACGTGCTGCCCGGCGTGCGCTTCGCGGTGGATGCCTATCTTAACTTCGCCCGTCGCGCCTGCTGGCAGGAGGCGGCCTGCAGCTCCCTGACCGAGCTGTTCGCCCCGCAGATCCATCAGTCGCGCCTCGACAGCTGGCCGCAGCACTATCCGTGGATCAAAGAGGAAGGCTATTTTTACTTCCGCAGCCGTCTGAGCCAGGCCAACCGCGACGTGGAGCATGGCCTGGCGCTGGCGAAGGCCTACTGCGACAGCGCTGAAAAACAGAACCGGATGCTGGAGATCCTGCAGTTTAAGCTCGACATTTTATGGTCGATGCTCGACGCCATGACCATGGCCTATGCCCTGCAGCGCCCGCCCTATCATACGGTCACCGACAAGGCGGCCTGGCACTCGACCCGACTGGTGTAA
- the pqqB gene encoding pyrroloquinoline quinone biosynthesis protein PqqB has translation MFIKVLGSAAGGGFPQWNCNCANCQGLRDGTIQASARTQSSIIVSDNGQEWVLCNASPDISQQIAHTPELNKAGVLRGTHIGGIILTDSQIDHTTGLLSLREGCPHQVWCTPEVHEDLSTGFPVFTMLRHWNGGLVHHPIAPQQPFTVDACPDLRFTAVPIASNAPPYSPYRDRPLPGHNVALFIENRRNGQTLFYAPGLGEPDETILPWLQKADCLLIDGTVWQDDELQAAGVGRNTGRDMGHLALGDEHGMMALLASLPAKRKILIHINNTNPILNERSPQRQALTQQGIEVSWDGMAITLQETAC, from the coding sequence ATGTTCATTAAAGTCCTCGGTTCCGCCGCCGGCGGCGGTTTCCCGCAATGGAACTGCAACTGCGCCAACTGTCAGGGTCTGCGCGACGGCACGATCCAGGCCAGTGCCCGCACCCAGTCGTCGATCATCGTCAGCGATAACGGTCAAGAGTGGGTGCTGTGCAACGCCTCGCCGGATATCAGCCAGCAGATTGCCCACACGCCCGAGTTAAATAAAGCCGGCGTGCTGCGCGGAACGCATATCGGCGGCATTATTCTCACCGACAGCCAGATCGACCACACTACCGGGTTACTCAGCCTGCGCGAAGGCTGCCCGCACCAGGTGTGGTGCACCCCGGAGGTCCATGAGGATCTCTCCACCGGCTTCCCGGTGTTTACCATGCTGCGCCACTGGAACGGCGGCCTGGTGCATCACCCCATCGCGCCGCAGCAGCCTTTTACCGTTGACGCCTGTCCTGATTTGCGGTTTACCGCGGTGCCTATCGCCAGCAACGCGCCGCCCTATTCGCCGTATCGCGACCGGCCGCTGCCGGGCCATAACGTGGCGCTGTTTATCGAAAACCGCCGCAACGGGCAGACGCTGTTCTACGCTCCGGGGCTCGGTGAGCCGGATGAGACCATTCTGCCCTGGCTGCAAAAAGCGGACTGTCTGCTGATCGATGGCACCGTCTGGCAGGATGACGAACTGCAGGCCGCTGGCGTCGGGCGCAATACCGGCCGCGATATGGGCCACCTGGCGCTCGGCGATGAGCACGGGATGATGGCCCTGCTGGCCTCCCTGCCGGCAAAACGCAAAATTCTTATTCATATCAATAACACCAACCCGATCCTTAATGAGCGCTCTCCCCAGCGTCAGGCGCTGACGCAGCAGGGGATTGAAGTGAGCTGGGACGGGATGGCTATCACCCTTCAGGAAACCGCATGCTGA
- the pqqA gene encoding pyrroloquinoline quinone precursor peptide PqqA, producing MWKKPAFIDLRLGLEVTLYISNR from the coding sequence ATGTGGAAGAAACCTGCTTTTATCGATTTACGTCTCGGTCTGGAAGTGACGCTGTACATTTCTAACCGCTAA